From one Phocaeicola salanitronis DSM 18170 genomic stretch:
- a CDS encoding NADH-quinone oxidoreductase subunit D-related protein, with translation MEGLRNDPQSPMDFLREIVGMDWGEEGLGAVYFMESTVTGDTVAIRTATTDREEAYLPTVSDLWKTALIKEREVYDFFGIRFIGHPDMRRLFLREDWIGWPLRKDYDMNSNPLRLDNEINADITKEYRLMPDGTLQGFDNQVFGEDDFVVSMGPQHPSTHGALRMRIALDGEFVKKVDPILGYIHRGIEKMNESLTYPQTLGMTDRLDYLSAHQSRHALCMCIEQAAGIEISDRAKYIRTIMDELQRIDSHLLFYSCLVLDMGAMTPFFYGFREREMVLDIFEETTGGRLIQHYNVIGGVQDDIHPTFCQKVKEFIKHLRSVIKDYHDIFTNNVIADTRMKGVGILSKEDAISLGCTGGTGRAAGWANDVRKRHPYGLYDKVDFRQITYNECDTFARYMVRMDEIMESCRIIEQLIDNIPEGEFRVKTKPIIKLPEGIWTSAVESSRGEFGVMIESHGDKTPYRMHFRSTGLPLVQAMDTMCRGWKFADLIAIGASADFVIPDIDR, from the coding sequence ATGGAAGGTCTGCGCAACGACCCGCAAAGTCCGATGGATTTCTTGCGTGAAATTGTAGGTATGGACTGGGGAGAAGAAGGTTTAGGAGCAGTCTACTTCATGGAATCGACCGTAACAGGCGATACCGTAGCCATCCGGACCGCTACAACCGACCGTGAAGAAGCTTATCTGCCTACCGTAAGCGACTTGTGGAAGACCGCACTGATTAAAGAACGCGAAGTATATGATTTCTTTGGCATCCGTTTCATCGGACATCCGGACATGCGCCGTCTCTTCTTGCGTGAAGACTGGATTGGATGGCCTCTCCGCAAGGATTACGACATGAATTCGAATCCGTTGCGTCTGGACAATGAAATCAATGCCGATATTACGAAAGAATACCGCCTGATGCCCGACGGCACCCTGCAAGGCTTCGACAATCAAGTCTTTGGAGAAGACGATTTCGTGGTAAGCATGGGACCGCAGCACCCTTCTACCCACGGTGCGTTGCGTATGCGCATCGCGCTCGACGGTGAGTTCGTCAAGAAGGTAGACCCGATTTTAGGATACATCCACCGCGGCATCGAGAAGATGAACGAAAGCCTGACTTATCCGCAGACATTGGGCATGACCGACCGCTTGGACTATTTGAGCGCGCATCAAAGCCGCCATGCGTTGTGCATGTGTATCGAGCAGGCTGCCGGCATCGAAATCTCCGACCGCGCCAAATACATCCGTACCATCATGGACGAACTGCAACGTATTGATTCACACTTGTTGTTCTATTCTTGTCTGGTATTGGATATGGGTGCGATGACACCGTTCTTCTATGGCTTCCGCGAACGTGAAATGGTGCTCGACATCTTCGAAGAGACTACCGGCGGACGCCTCATCCAACATTACAACGTCATCGGCGGTGTGCAGGATGACATTCATCCTACTTTCTGCCAGAAAGTAAAAGAGTTCATCAAGCACCTGCGCAGCGTCATTAAGGATTACCACGACATTTTCACCAACAACGTCATTGCCGATACCCGTATGAAAGGCGTAGGCATTCTGTCAAAAGAAGACGCCATATCATTGGGATGCACCGGAGGTACCGGACGTGCTGCCGGATGGGCAAACGACGTACGCAAGCGTCATCCGTACGGATTGTACGACAAGGTAGACTTCCGCCAAATCACGTACAATGAGTGTGATACCTTCGCCCGCTACATGGTTCGTATGGACGAAATCATGGAATCCTGCCGCATCATCGAACAACTTATCGACAACATTCCGGAAGGCGAATTCCGCGTGAAGACCAAACCGATTATCAAGTTGCCGGAAGGCATCTGGACATCGGCTGTGGAATCAAGCCGTGGCGAGTTCGGCGTTATGATTGAAAGCCATGGCGACAAGACTCCGTACCGTATGCACTTCCGTTCTACCGGTTTGCCGTTGGTACAAGCCATGGACACGATGTGCCGCGGATGGAAATTTGCCGACTTGATTGCTATCGGTGCTTCGGCTGACTTTGTGATTCCGGATATCGACCGGTAA
- the nuoH gene encoding NADH-quinone oxidoreductase subunit NuoH: protein MNQAFLDYYNLQPLWELIHSALCSVMPEGLAIFLECVVVGVIIMVMYAVLAIILIYMERKVCAAFQCRIGPNRVGGKGGLLQVPADVIKILIKEVFKLKNADQLLYAAAPFLVILASILTFSCLPWHNGGEILHMNIGILFVLAASSIGILGILLAGWSSNSKYTLIGAVRSGAMLISYEISIGLIVLTMVMLSGTMDIHEIVMGQANGWNIFKGHLIAVVAFVIYLIAGNAEANRGPFDLAEAEQELTAGYHTEYSGMHFGFFYLAEYLNLFITAGIATTLFLGGWMPLHIAGLDGFNAVMDYIPGIVWFLGKTFFVVFLLMWIRWTYPRLRIDQVLTLEWKYIMPLSLVVLLVMAVCKVYGLVF, encoded by the coding sequence ATGAACCAAGCATTTTTAGATTATTATAACCTGCAACCGCTTTGGGAACTCATCCATTCTGCCTTGTGCAGTGTGATGCCCGAAGGACTTGCCATTTTTCTGGAATGTGTCGTTGTAGGCGTTATTATTATGGTAATGTATGCCGTGCTTGCCATCATCCTTATTTATATGGAACGTAAGGTCTGCGCGGCTTTCCAGTGCCGTATCGGTCCGAACCGCGTAGGAGGTAAAGGCGGATTGCTGCAAGTGCCTGCCGACGTCATCAAGATTCTGATTAAGGAAGTCTTCAAGCTGAAGAACGCCGACCAGCTCTTGTACGCCGCGGCACCGTTCTTAGTCATTCTGGCTTCTATCCTGACTTTCTCCTGCCTGCCCTGGCATAACGGCGGGGAAATCCTGCACATGAACATCGGTATCCTTTTTGTGCTGGCTGCCTCTTCAATCGGTATTTTGGGAATCCTGCTTGCCGGCTGGAGCAGTAACAGCAAATATACCCTTATCGGTGCCGTGCGAAGCGGTGCGATGCTCATCAGCTACGAAATCTCTATCGGACTGATTGTGTTGACCATGGTCATGCTGAGCGGGACAATGGATATCCACGAAATCGTTATGGGACAGGCGAACGGCTGGAACATCTTCAAGGGGCACCTCATTGCCGTAGTGGCATTCGTCATCTATCTGATTGCCGGAAATGCCGAAGCCAACCGTGGCCCGTTCGACCTTGCCGAAGCCGAACAGGAATTGACTGCCGGATACCATACCGAATATTCAGGTATGCACTTCGGATTCTTCTATCTGGCAGAATACCTGAACCTGTTCATCACAGCCGGAATCGCTACTACCCTCTTCCTGGGAGGATGGATGCCGCTGCACATTGCAGGCCTCGACGGATTCAATGCTGTCATGGATTACATTCCGGGCATTGTCTGGTTCCTGGGCAAGACATTCTTTGTAGTCTTCCTGCTGATGTGGATTCGCTGGACCTATCCCCGTCTGCGTATCGACCAGGTTCTGACCTTGGAATGGAAATACATCATGCCGCTGTCACTGGTAGTCTTGCTGGTAATGGCAGTTTGCAAAGTTTATGGACTCGTTTTTTAA
- a CDS encoding 4Fe-4S binding protein — protein sequence MESFSDYIKGYASGLKSLLVGLRTSMKVFLEPKVTEQYPENRHTTLHIPERHRARLTMIHDEENHHHCIACGLCQMNCPNGTIKLTTEMREDADGKKKKVLVKYEYNLGSCMFCNLCVNVCPHNAIEFCNDFENAVFEKDKLVLTLNHEGSTLAK from the coding sequence ATGGAAAGTTTCAGCGACTATATAAAAGGGTATGCTTCAGGACTGAAAAGCCTGCTAGTAGGGCTTCGCACTTCAATGAAAGTATTCTTGGAGCCGAAAGTGACCGAGCAGTATCCTGAAAACCGTCATACCACGCTACACATTCCCGAACGCCACCGTGCACGGCTGACAATGATTCACGACGAAGAGAATCACCACCATTGCATCGCGTGCGGGCTGTGTCAGATGAATTGTCCGAACGGCACCATCAAGCTCACGACCGAAATGCGTGAAGATGCCGACGGGAAAAAGAAAAAAGTATTGGTCAAGTATGAGTACAACTTAGGCTCGTGCATGTTCTGCAACCTGTGTGTGAACGTTTGTCCGCACAATGCCATCGAATTCTGCAACGACTTCGAGAATGCGGTGTTCGAGAAAGACAAACTCGTCCTGACCCTTAACCATGAAGGTTCAACCCTCGCTAAATAA
- a CDS encoding NADH-quinone oxidoreductase subunit J family protein: protein MELLSFQNIVFYVVAAAIALCSVLAVTSGKLLRAATYLLFVLFGTAAIFFMLGYTFLGAVQLMVYAGGIIVLYVFSIALTRSDKDMRYKISKARLFSVLATTVVGAALVLLLLFTNGFALNAIPLGEELPSREVGMALIGTEKYQFVLPFEVVSVLLLACMIGGILIARKEK from the coding sequence ATGGAACTATTATCATTTCAAAATATCGTATTCTACGTAGTAGCGGCAGCCATCGCGCTCTGTTCTGTACTTGCCGTAACCTCGGGCAAGCTTCTGCGTGCGGCTACCTACTTGCTGTTTGTCCTTTTCGGTACTGCGGCTATCTTCTTCATGCTCGGCTATACCTTCCTGGGTGCAGTCCAGCTGATGGTTTACGCCGGAGGTATCATCGTTTTGTATGTGTTCTCCATAGCCTTGACCCGTTCGGACAAAGACATGAGATACAAAATCAGCAAAGCACGGCTCTTCAGCGTACTTGCCACCACCGTGGTAGGCGCCGCATTGGTCCTCTTGCTGCTTTTCACCAATGGATTCGCCCTCAATGCCATCCCGTTGGGTGAGGAACTTCCTTCCCGCGAGGTCGGCATGGCACTCATCGGAACCGAGAAATATCAATTTGTATTGCCTTTCGAGGTAGTCAGTGTATTGCTGCTGGCATGTATGATTGGCGGCATCCTGATTGCACGGAAAGAAAAATAA
- the nuoK gene encoding NADH-quinone oxidoreductase subunit NuoK → MEIHVIHYLVISTIMMFCGIYGFFTRKNLLALLISVELMLNATNINFAVFNRYLFPGQLEGHFFTLFGIAIAAAETAVAIAIIINVYRNVKQVLTDDITDLKG, encoded by the coding sequence ATGGAAATACATGTAATACATTACCTGGTTATCAGTACCATCATGATGTTTTGTGGCATTTACGGATTCTTTACCCGCAAAAACCTGCTGGCACTGCTCATTTCCGTTGAGCTCATGCTGAACGCAACGAACATTAACTTTGCCGTATTCAACCGTTATCTTTTCCCGGGACAGCTGGAAGGACATTTCTTCACCCTGTTCGGCATTGCCATTGCCGCAGCCGAAACAGCCGTAGCGATTGCCATTATCATCAATGTGTACCGCAATGTGAAACAAGTCCTTACCGATGACATCACCGACTTGAAAGGATAA
- the nuoL gene encoding NADH-quinone oxidoreductase subunit L → MEYTILILALPVLSFLILGLTGMYMKHRVAGLIGTLSLAGVTFLSYLTAYEYFTAPRTAEGVFETLMPWNFQWLPFNTSLHIDMGILLDPISVMMLVVISTVSLMVHIYSFGYMKGEVGFQRYYAFLSLFSFSMLGLVLATNIFQMYVFWELVGVSSYLLIGFYYTKPEAIAASKKAFIVTRFADLGFLIGILIYGFYMGTFTFTPEQEQLMKCGMLLPLALGLMFIGGAGKSAMFPLHIWLPDAMEGPTPVSALIHAATMVVAGVYLVARMFPLFIGYAPETLHLVAYVGAFTAFYAASVACAQSDIKRVLAFSTISQIGFMMVALGVCTTADPHEGGLGYMAGMFHLFTHAMFKALLFLGAGCIIHAVHSNEMSTMGGLRKYMPITHITFLIACLAIAGIPPFSGFFSKDEILTACFQFSPVMGWIMTIIAGMTAFYMFRLYYGIFWGTENKELHAHHTPHESPLSMTFPLMVLAAITIVCGWILPFGHFVSANGHAYDIHLNTQVAVTSIVVALIAIGLATWMYARDKQPVADMLAKRFATLHRAAYKRFYMDEVWLFVTKRIIFRCISTPLAWFDRHVIDQFMNFMAWSTNAAGETAQPIQNGKIQSYTLWFLGGVIVLSIILLLN, encoded by the coding sequence ATGGAATATACAATTCTGATACTCGCGCTACCCGTCCTGAGCTTTCTGATACTGGGGCTGACGGGCATGTACATGAAACATCGTGTGGCAGGGCTTATCGGTACGCTCTCACTCGCGGGAGTGACGTTTCTGAGCTACCTCACTGCCTACGAATACTTCACGGCTCCGCGCACAGCTGAAGGAGTCTTCGAAACGTTGATGCCTTGGAACTTCCAATGGCTGCCGTTCAACACCTCGCTGCACATCGACATGGGAATCCTGCTCGACCCGATTTCCGTCATGATGCTGGTAGTCATCTCTACCGTCAGCCTGATGGTGCACATTTATTCATTCGGTTACATGAAAGGCGAAGTCGGCTTCCAGCGCTACTATGCGTTCCTGTCGCTCTTCTCGTTCTCTATGCTGGGACTGGTGCTCGCCACCAACATCTTCCAGATGTACGTGTTCTGGGAATTGGTGGGTGTGTCTTCTTACTTGCTCATCGGATTCTATTACACGAAGCCCGAGGCTATCGCTGCCAGCAAGAAAGCGTTCATCGTAACCCGTTTCGCCGATTTGGGCTTCCTTATCGGTATCCTGATTTACGGTTTCTATATGGGAACCTTCACCTTCACTCCCGAACAGGAACAACTGATGAAATGCGGCATGTTGCTGCCGTTGGCGCTTGGACTGATGTTCATCGGCGGTGCCGGTAAGAGTGCCATGTTCCCGCTGCACATCTGGCTGCCCGATGCCATGGAAGGCCCGACTCCGGTCAGTGCCCTTATCCATGCCGCAACCATGGTCGTTGCCGGTGTATACCTGGTAGCCCGCATGTTCCCGCTGTTCATCGGCTATGCGCCCGAAACCTTACATCTTGTAGCCTACGTGGGTGCCTTCACCGCATTCTATGCGGCTTCCGTAGCCTGCGCCCAGAGCGATATCAAGCGTGTGCTTGCCTTCTCTACCATTTCACAAATCGGTTTCATGATGGTAGCCTTGGGTGTCTGCACCACTGCCGACCCGCACGAAGGCGGACTGGGATACATGGCAGGCATGTTCCACTTGTTCACTCACGCCATGTTCAAGGCTTTGCTGTTCCTCGGCGCCGGATGCATCATCCATGCCGTTCACAGCAACGAGATGTCTACCATGGGCGGCTTGCGCAAGTATATGCCGATTACCCACATCACCTTCCTCATTGCCTGTCTGGCGATTGCAGGTATTCCTCCGTTCTCGGGCTTCTTCTCTAAGGACGAGATTCTGACCGCCTGCTTCCAGTTCAGCCCGGTAATGGGATGGATTATGACGATTATTGCCGGTATGACCGCATTCTACATGTTCCGTCTGTATTACGGCATCTTCTGGGGAACTGAAAACAAAGAACTGCACGCACACCATACACCTCACGAAAGCCCGTTGTCCATGACTTTCCCGCTGATGGTGCTGGCAGCCATTACCATTGTCTGCGGCTGGATTCTTCCGTTCGGACATTTCGTATCGGCTAACGGACACGCATACGACATCCACTTGAATACCCAAGTAGCTGTAACCAGCATCGTCGTAGCCCTGATAGCCATCGGCTTGGCTACCTGGATGTATGCACGCGACAAGCAACCCGTTGCCGATATGCTGGCAAAACGTTTCGCTACCCTTCACCGTGCGGCTTACAAGCGTTTCTACATGGACGAAGTTTGGCTGTTTGTCACAAAACGGATTATCTTCCGTTGCATCTCTACCCCGTTGGCTTGGTTCGACCGTCATGTCATCGACCAGTTCATGAACTTCATGGCATGGAGCACCAATGCTGCCGGCGAAACGGCACAACCCATCCAGAACGGTAAAATCCAGAGCTACACCCTGTGGTTCCTGGGCGGTGTCATTGTGCTGTCAATTATACTTTTGCTCAATTAA
- a CDS encoding complex I subunit 4 family protein, whose product MNILSLFVLVPLLMLLGLWIARNVNQVRGVMVAGSSVLLVLAAYLTVSYIGLRNGGATEEMLFTDSITWYAPLHIAYSVGVDGISVVMLLLSAIIVFTGTFASWKLKPLTKEYFLWFTLLSTGVFGFFISTDLFTMFMFYEVALIPMYLLIGVWGSGRKEYSAMKLTLMLMGGSAFLLIGILGIFYGAGAETMNVIEIAKLKIPTEFQQIFFPMVFLGFGVLGALFPFHTWSPDGHASAPTAVSMLHAGVLMKLGGYGCFRVAMYLMPTGLAYWGDFFLVLTTISVVYGAFSAVVQTDLKYINAYSSVSHCGLVLFALLMATRVSSTGAILQMLSHGLMTALFFALIGMIYGRTHTRDIRQLSGLMKIMPFLAVGYVIAGLANLGLPGLSGFIAEMTVFVGSFEHTDVFHRACTIIATTSIVITAVYILRVVGKILYGTCQNPEHLKLTDATWDERFAVICLIAAVAGLGLAPWWVSDVINASVEPIISQLIH is encoded by the coding sequence ATGAATATATTAAGTCTTTTCGTATTAGTTCCTCTGCTGATGTTGCTCGGCTTGTGGATTGCCCGCAACGTGAATCAGGTAAGAGGAGTGATGGTAGCAGGCTCCAGCGTCTTGCTGGTTCTTGCCGCATACCTCACCGTTTCTTATATCGGACTCCGCAACGGAGGCGCCACCGAAGAAATGCTGTTCACCGACAGCATCACGTGGTATGCCCCGCTGCACATTGCTTACTCGGTAGGCGTTGACGGCATCTCGGTCGTAATGCTGTTGCTGAGTGCCATTATCGTGTTCACCGGCACCTTCGCTTCCTGGAAGCTGAAGCCGCTCACCAAGGAATACTTCTTGTGGTTCACCCTGCTGAGCACCGGTGTATTCGGATTCTTTATCTCTACCGACCTGTTCACCATGTTCATGTTCTACGAAGTGGCGCTGATTCCGATGTACCTGCTGATTGGCGTATGGGGCAGCGGCCGCAAGGAATACTCAGCCATGAAGCTGACCCTGATGCTGATGGGCGGCTCGGCATTCCTGCTCATCGGTATCTTAGGCATCTTCTACGGTGCCGGAGCCGAAACCATGAACGTGATTGAAATCGCGAAGCTGAAAATCCCGACTGAGTTCCAGCAAATCTTCTTCCCGATGGTATTCCTGGGATTCGGCGTATTGGGCGCACTTTTCCCCTTCCATACATGGAGCCCCGACGGTCACGCTTCGGCGCCGACTGCCGTATCTATGCTCCACGCCGGTGTATTGATGAAATTAGGAGGTTACGGATGCTTCCGTGTCGCAATGTACCTGATGCCTACCGGATTGGCATACTGGGGCGACTTCTTCCTGGTGTTGACTACCATTTCGGTGGTTTACGGAGCGTTCAGCGCCGTTGTGCAGACCGACTTGAAATACATCAACGCCTACTCGTCTGTAAGCCACTGCGGCCTGGTATTGTTCGCCCTGCTGATGGCTACGCGTGTCAGCTCTACCGGTGCCATCCTGCAGATGCTGAGCCACGGCTTGATGACGGCACTCTTCTTTGCCCTCATCGGTATGATTTACGGACGTACGCATACCCGTGACATCCGCCAGCTGAGCGGCTTGATGAAGATTATGCCTTTCTTGGCTGTAGGCTATGTGATTGCCGGTCTTGCCAACCTCGGTTTGCCGGGCTTGAGCGGCTTCATTGCCGAGATGACCGTATTTGTAGGCTCGTTCGAGCATACCGATGTATTCCACCGCGCCTGCACCATTATCGCTACTACCAGTATCGTGATTACTGCGGTCTACATCCTGCGTGTGGTCGGCAAGATTCTGTATGGCACTTGCCAGAATCCCGAACACCTGAAACTGACCGACGCCACTTGGGACGAACGCTTCGCCGTTATCTGCCTCATCGCAGCGGTAGCCGGACTGGGTCTTGCACCGTGGTGGGTCAGCGATGTCATCAATGCCAGTGTAGAACCTATTATTTCACAACTCATACATTAA